In the genome of Variovorax sp. PAMC26660, the window GAGAGACGGCAACCGGCTTCTCCTTTGGCATCGATCCGGCGCAGCCCATCGAATTCGACATGGCCGGTACCGGCGAGTTGCTGCAGACCCTCGAGAAGGAGGGCCAGTCGTCCGCAGCCCCTGAAGCACAGATCGAGCAATCGGACAACTCCCTGGTGCGGATGATCAACAGCATGATTCTCGAAGCGCACCGCGAAGGCGCCTCGGACATCCACATCGAAAGCTACCCGGGGCAAGAAAAAACCCGCATCAGGTTTCGCCGCGATGGACGGCTCTACACCTACCTGGAGCTTCCGCCCAGCTACCGCAACGAGATCGTCGCGCGCGTGAAGATCATGTGCGACCTGGACATCAGCGAAAAGCGCAAGCCGCAGGACGGAAAGATCAACTTCGCGAAGTTCTCGCCGCAGCATCGCATCGAATTACGGGTTGCGACGATTCCAACCACCGGCGGCCTCGAAGACGTGGTGATGCGCATCCTGGCCTCGGCCAAGCCGATTCCCATGAGCGAACTGGGCCTGTCGGAACGCAACCTTGCACAGCTGACACAGGCCGTCGAACGCCCCTACGGAATGGTGCTGTGCGTCGGGCCCACCGGCTCGGGGAAAACCACGACGCTGCACTCGGCGCTGATGCAGATCAACACGCCGGAGCGAAAGATCTGGACCGCGGAAGACCCTATCGAGATCACGCAGACCGGCCTGCGGCAGGTGCAGGTCAACCCTCGCATCGATTGGACCTTCGCCAAGGCTCTGCGAGCCTTCGTGCGCGCGGACCCGGACGTGATCATGGTCGGCGAGATCCGGGATGAAGAAACCGCGAAGACGGCCATCGAGGCGTCGCTGACTGGTCACCTCGTGCTCTCGACCCTGCACACCAACAGCGCGCCGGAAACCGTGACCCGGCTGCTGGACATGGGCATGGACCCCTTCAACTTCGCGGACTCGCTGCTGGCGGTGCTGGCCCAGCGGCTGGTGCGCCGCCTCTGCACCCACTGCATCAGCAGCAGCCCCGCCAGTTCGGAGCGCATCGAGGAACTGCTGGCCAACTACATGCATGCGTTCGGTGCGGGCGATACCCCGACGGAACGCGAGTCCGTGCGCAGCGACTGGCTGCGTCGCTACGGCCGCGACGGACAGCTGCAGGTCTACAAGAGCGTGGGATGCAAGCACTGCGACGACACCGGCTTCAAGGGGCGCGTCGGCATCCATGAACTCATGGTGATGTCGAAGGGCTTGCGCCGGCTCGTGCAAGGCGGCGCTCGTGCGGAGGAACTCCAGGAAGCCGCGCTGCGCGAAGGCATGCGCACCCTGCGTCAGGACGGCATTGACAAGGTGCTTGCCGGCAAGACGACTTACGAGGAAGTGCGCGCGACCAGCAATGTGTGAGTGCGCCTGAAGGCAGGGGCGCAATGCCCCGCGCCACGACGGGCACTCAGGCGGCAGTCTGCGGTGGCGGCAGCGCCGCGCTCGGCATCGAATTCGTGCCCCACAAGGGCGCCTTCTCGAATTCACTCACCCACTTCAACACATCCTTGGCGGCCATCGGCATCGCGATGCCATAGCCCTGTGCCAGCGTGCAGCCCATGGCGAGCAGCGCTTCGCCCTGCCCCAGCGTTTCCACGCCTTCGGCCACGGCCGTGAGCCCGAGCGCCTGCAGCAACGCGAGGATGCCCTGCACGATCGCGCGGTCCTGCGCGTTGTCGAGCATGCCGCGCACGAAGGACTGGTCGATCTTCACCGCCGACACCGGCAGTTGCCGCAGGTAGGTCAGCGATGAATAGCCGGTGCCGAAGTCGTCGATGGTGACGCCCACGCCGAGCGCCTTGCAGGCCTCCACGAAAAGCGCCACGTTCGCGAACTGGCTGATGGCCGTGGTCTCGAGGATCTCCAACTCCAGCATGCCGACGCCCATGTTCGGAAACTGGGACAGGTGCCGCGCAAGCCGGTCGACAAAGTCCCATCGCATCATGTGGCGCGGTGCGACGTTCACGCTGACTGAAATCTCGAGGCCGGCCAAGCGCCACTGGTGCGCCTGCCAGAGCGCCATGCCGATGGCCCAATCTCCGACCTGCTCGACCAGCGCGTCGTCCTCGATCAGCGGCACGAACTGCACGGGCGGCAGCAGACCGCGCTCGGGGTGCTGCCAGCGGATCAGTGCCTCGACGCCGACGACCACGCCGCGCTGCATGTCGACCTTGGGCTGGTAGACGAGGAAGAACTCGTCGCGCACCAGCCCCTCTTGAATGCGCTGCCGCTCGCGCACCACCTGCTCGTCGGCGCGTGCCTGGGGCGCATCGAAGTAATGGACCTTGCCATCGGAAGCGCGCTTGGCGAAGAAGGCCGCGTGCTGCGCCTGGCGCAAGGCGGTTTCGGGCGGCGGGCCGCTACTGTCCAGGAGCATGGCGCCAATGCTGGCATCGAGGTTGACGGACTGGTCGCGCCAGGTCCAGGGCGCTGCCAGCGCGGCCTGGATGCTTTCGAGCACCTGCGCGCATTGCGAGGCGCCCAGGCCGGCGAACACGGCTGCGAATTCGTCGCCGCCGACGCGGGCCATCACACTTTCGCGCGGCAACTGGGCCTGGATGCGCCGGCCCACTTCTTCGAGCGCGGCATTGCCGGCAACCATGCCCAGGCGGTCGTTGAGGTCGCGAAAGCGATCGATGTCGAGGTAGCACACGGCGGCCAGACGCTTGCCTGAACGGGCCCAGTCGGCCATCAGCGGGCGCAACACCTCATCCGGCGGGAGGCGTGCCGAACCGTCGTAGTGCGACGGAAGTGAGATGAGGGGTTGCTTGGTCGACAAAGAAAAGTGGCTCCGGAAAGTCGCGGACTATTGTTCTCCCAATTCAGGGCTTTCTGCGTTTTGCAACGTCGATTTGTTACCAGCGCGGTTTATGCACAACACTCGCGCACGAAGCGCGGCGCCGAACAGTGGGCGGTCAACCGCAATACGCACCCACGATGCGACCCGTGGGCTCGACCTGGACATTGAGCCGCGTCGCATCCTGTGCCGGGTCCGGGGCGTCGGTCGACAGCACGGTGCGGCCCAGCCGGGCACCGGCGCGCTGGCGCATTTCCTCCAGCAATTGCGGCGTGGCGCGCAGCCCCAGCCCGAAACGCACGGCGGTGGCCAGGCAGGCCTCGGGTGGCGGCGCAAAGCTCGGCGGCTCCGGCACTTCGGAGGTCAGCGGCCGGTCTTTGGGCGGCGCCTGGCAGCCGGCCAGCACAAGGGTCAGGGCGAAAAGGCAAATCAGGTCTCGTCCATTCGTCGTCATGCGCATCCTTTCTTCCTCCGTGAAACTGGGGCGAAGCTTATCCGAGGGGTATGCTGAACGTGAAGCGCCACACTGGCCCACGGGCCTCATCTTTCATGACACAGCCTGCAAGCACCGTTTTCCTGATCGACGTCGACAACACGCTGCTCGACAACGACCGCGTCGTGGCCGACCTGCACACGCACCTCGACGAGACCTTCGGCCCGGAAAGCGCCAGCCGCTACTGGGTGGCGCTCGAAGCGCTGCGCAGCGAGCTCGGCTATGTCGACTACCTGGGTGCGCTGCAACGCTACCGCGCCGAGGAAAGCCATCGCGGCATGAGCGATTCGCGCTTGCTGCTGATGTCGGGCTTCCTCATCGACTATCCCTTTGCCGACCGGCTGTATCCGGGCGCGCTGGCGGCGCTGGAGCATCTGCGCCGCCACGGGCCCACGGTGATCCTGTCGGACGGCGACGTGGTGTTCCAGCCGCGCAAGGTGCAGCGCTCGGGCCTGTGGGAAGCCACCGAAGGCCGCGTGCTGATCTACGTGCACAAGGAGCAGATGCTCGATGCCGTCGCGCAGTGCCACCCCGCCGCGCACTACGTGATGGTCGACGACAAGCTGCGCATTCTCTCGGCCATGAAGGCCATCTGGGGGCCGCGCCTCACCACGGTCTTCGTGCGGCAGGGGCACTACGCGCTCGACACGCAGGCCATTGCCGCCTACGCGCCCGCCGACATCACCGTCGAGTGCATCGGCGATCTGGTCAACCTCGATTTTTCTTCGACATGAGCCAAGCAACCAACCCTCTCGCGGGCCAGCCCGCACCGCTCGACCTGCTGGTCAATGTGCCTCGCCTGGTGTCGGCCTACTACACCGGGCAGCCCGACCCCACGGTGCCGAGCCAGCGCGTGGCCTTCGGCACCTCGGGCCATCGCGGCTCATCGTTCGACAACGCGTTCAACGAATGGCATGTGCTGGCGATCAGCCAGGCGATCTGCGACTGGCGCAAGCAGAACGGCATCGACGGGCCGCTATTCCTGGGCATCGACACGCATGCGCTCTCGACGCCCGCCTTCAACAGCGCGGTCGAGGTGCTGGCGGCCAACGGCGTCGAGCTGATGCTGTCGAAGGACGACGAGTAC includes:
- a CDS encoding GspE/PulE family protein yields the protein MSSTEVVLPEQLLRELEAQSRMPIARIGEALVSLGMVTDEQLLAGLAQQKKAPDVPLGETLVRMGVVSRGQLQTALVRKMGYPLVNLHMFPAAAEALRKINHAVARRLQVMPLMLHQGRLVLALEDLSNQHSAIDEVEFIAQMKVIPVLGQCLDLDSVLQRAYQKVGETATGFSFGIDPAQPIEFDMAGTGELLQTLEKEGQSSAAPEAQIEQSDNSLVRMINSMILEAHREGASDIHIESYPGQEKTRIRFRRDGRLYTYLELPPSYRNEIVARVKIMCDLDISEKRKPQDGKINFAKFSPQHRIELRVATIPTTGGLEDVVMRILASAKPIPMSELGLSERNLAQLTQAVERPYGMVLCVGPTGSGKTTTLHSALMQINTPERKIWTAEDPIEITQTGLRQVQVNPRIDWTFAKALRAFVRADPDVIMVGEIRDEETAKTAIEASLTGHLVLSTLHTNSAPETVTRLLDMGMDPFNFADSLLAVLAQRLVRRLCTHCISSSPASSERIEELLANYMHAFGAGDTPTERESVRSDWLRRYGRDGQLQVYKSVGCKHCDDTGFKGRVGIHELMVMSKGLRRLVQGGARAEELQEAALREGMRTLRQDGIDKVLAGKTTYEEVRATSNV
- a CDS encoding putative bifunctional diguanylate cyclase/phosphodiesterase; its protein translation is MSTKQPLISLPSHYDGSARLPPDEVLRPLMADWARSGKRLAAVCYLDIDRFRDLNDRLGMVAGNAALEEVGRRIQAQLPRESVMARVGGDEFAAVFAGLGASQCAQVLESIQAALAAPWTWRDQSVNLDASIGAMLLDSSGPPPETALRQAQHAAFFAKRASDGKVHYFDAPQARADEQVVRERQRIQEGLVRDEFFLVYQPKVDMQRGVVVGVEALIRWQHPERGLLPPVQFVPLIEDDALVEQVGDWAIGMALWQAHQWRLAGLEISVSVNVAPRHMMRWDFVDRLARHLSQFPNMGVGMLELEILETTAISQFANVALFVEACKALGVGVTIDDFGTGYSSLTYLRQLPVSAVKIDQSFVRGMLDNAQDRAIVQGILALLQALGLTAVAEGVETLGQGEALLAMGCTLAQGYGIAMPMAAKDVLKWVSEFEKAPLWGTNSMPSAALPPPQTAA
- a CDS encoding HAD family hydrolase; this translates as MTQPASTVFLIDVDNTLLDNDRVVADLHTHLDETFGPESASRYWVALEALRSELGYVDYLGALQRYRAEESHRGMSDSRLLLMSGFLIDYPFADRLYPGALAALEHLRRHGPTVILSDGDVVFQPRKVQRSGLWEATEGRVLIYVHKEQMLDAVAQCHPAAHYVMVDDKLRILSAMKAIWGPRLTTVFVRQGHYALDTQAIAAYAPADITVECIGDLVNLDFSST